TGTGCTCGTCGACGAACTCCGCCCGGCCGGAGAGGAGGTTGACCCCGTTGGCCTTGCAGAGCTTCTCGACGCCACCCGTCAACTGGTCGACGACGCCGTCCTTCCAACCGACGAGCCCCTGCATGTCGACGTCAGCGCGGGCGTGCAACCCCATCGACTCGGCGTGTTCGACCTCGTGGGCTAACCCGCTCACGTGGATCAGCGCCTTCGACGGAATACATCCGTCGTTCAGACACGTGCCCCCGTAGGCGTCCGCTTCGACGAGCGTCACGTCGAGGCCGAGCTGGCCGCCCCGAATCGCGGCCACGTAGCCGCCCGGACCCCCGCCGATCACCAGTACTTCG
This genomic stretch from Natronomonas salsuginis harbors:
- a CDS encoding FAD-dependent oxidoreductase, with product MVVGDISTGTEVLVIGGGPGGYVAAIRGGQLGLDVTLVEADAYGGTCLNDGCIPSKALIHVSGLAHEVEHAESMGLHARADVDMQGLVGWKDGVVDQLTGGVEKLCKANGVNLLSGRAEFVDEH